A window from Lactiplantibacillus pentosus encodes these proteins:
- a CDS encoding NAD(P)/FAD-dependent oxidoreductase, which translates to MSSDYDLTIIGGGPVGMFAAFYAGMRNARVQLLESLPELGGQVQALYPEKMIHDVAGYPAIKGRELVAQLAKQLDQFPIDVRLACPVTDVTGAMGDFTVTTANGEQSHTKAIIVATGSGAFEPRRLAVDNAATFENKQLFYHIPSVDQFKDQTVLVAGGGDSAIDMALMLEPVAKQVYIMHRRDRFRGMEHNVDLLKASSVQIKTPFLIKQLAELDNGQLQLTMKEVRGTAEETLAVDDLIVNYGFIADNKVIRNWHVTPTMAHRLITVDTEMKTDIPGIAAIGDTVTYPGKLGLIASGFGEAPNAVNQLMMTLYPERRSPLHSTTLFEKM; encoded by the coding sequence ATGAGTTCAGATTACGATTTAACAATTATTGGTGGCGGACCCGTGGGGATGTTTGCGGCTTTTTATGCCGGTATGCGGAACGCCCGCGTCCAATTATTAGAAAGTCTGCCCGAATTAGGTGGACAGGTTCAGGCACTCTATCCTGAAAAAATGATTCATGATGTTGCCGGCTATCCGGCAATTAAGGGGCGTGAGTTGGTCGCCCAATTGGCCAAACAACTGGACCAATTTCCAATTGATGTCCGGTTGGCTTGCCCGGTAACGGATGTGACGGGGGCCATGGGAGACTTTACGGTGACGACCGCAAATGGTGAACAGTCACATACCAAAGCAATTATTGTCGCCACTGGGAGTGGGGCGTTCGAACCCCGTCGATTGGCGGTTGATAACGCGGCGACGTTTGAAAACAAGCAATTATTCTACCACATTCCAAGTGTCGACCAGTTCAAGGACCAGACTGTTTTAGTTGCCGGGGGTGGCGATTCGGCCATTGATATGGCATTGATGTTGGAACCAGTTGCCAAGCAAGTCTACATTATGCATCGCCGCGACCGTTTTCGCGGAATGGAACATAACGTCGACCTATTGAAGGCCTCGTCCGTTCAAATCAAGACGCCATTTCTCATCAAACAACTGGCGGAACTCGACAACGGGCAATTGCAATTGACGATGAAGGAAGTTCGCGGTACGGCTGAAGAGACGTTAGCAGTCGATGATTTGATCGTCAACTATGGCTTTATTGCGGATAACAAGGTGATTCGCAACTGGCACGTCACGCCAACGATGGCTCACCGGCTGATTACGGTCGACACTGAAATGAAGACGGATATTCCGGGGATTGCGGCGATTGGCGATACGGTCACATATCCCGGCAAACTTGGCTTGATTGCGAGTGGCTTTGGTGAAGCACCGAACGCAGTCAATCAACTGATGATGACGTTATACCCAGAACGGCGCAGCCCACTGCACAGTACGACGTTGTTTGAAAAAATGTAA
- a CDS encoding alpha/beta hydrolase encodes MRHNKIIKVMAVISATLIVCLGTYWQHRLMPLKKAQVNQTSIPTIFVGGDYARAFSTAGFVHRLTAAHLMTKGLIVHVSQSGHVSVQQFAPLKANPTIQVIFADNHHAKRQARQFATVIAVLAKRYHVTRYNAVGHSSGGNIIFDYLTANIDHPAKINKFVTIGSTYPGVTRKTLQQLPTRFPVLNIGGQIWRTDGDGGVKLQSVLKFSQQLRAAGWHPQTTIIHGSPLTAEHSMLHINPQVDLRLIQFLYGVIN; translated from the coding sequence ATGCGGCACAATAAAATCATTAAAGTTATGGCGGTCATCAGCGCGACTCTAATCGTCTGCTTAGGAACTTATTGGCAACACCGACTCATGCCACTAAAAAAAGCCCAGGTCAATCAAACGTCGATTCCAACGATTTTCGTGGGCGGCGACTACGCCCGGGCCTTCTCGACGGCGGGCTTTGTCCACCGTTTGACCGCGGCACACCTGATGACTAAAGGTCTGATCGTCCATGTCAGTCAATCTGGACACGTTAGCGTGCAGCAGTTTGCCCCACTGAAAGCTAATCCTACGATTCAAGTGATTTTCGCGGATAACCACCATGCGAAACGACAAGCCCGCCAGTTTGCGACCGTCATTGCGGTTTTGGCTAAACGCTATCACGTCACCCGCTACAATGCGGTCGGCCACTCGTCTGGCGGCAACATTATTTTTGACTACCTGACAGCGAACATTGACCACCCCGCCAAGATCAACAAGTTTGTCACGATTGGCTCGACTTATCCGGGAGTGACTCGCAAAACATTGCAACAACTGCCGACCCGTTTTCCAGTCCTGAACATCGGTGGTCAAATCTGGCGGACAGATGGCGATGGCGGCGTCAAACTTCAGTCCGTCTTGAAATTCAGTCAGCAACTTCGCGCAGCCGGCTGGCACCCACAAACGACCATCATTCACGGTAGTCCACTAACCGCCGAACACTCGATGTTGCATATCAACCCGCAAGTTGATTTACGCCTCATCCAGTTCCTATATGGCGTCATCAATTGA
- a CDS encoding LPXTG cell wall anchor domain-containing protein produces MRKRWQWLLLALTGLFLLMFSPPLVSQAREVIEATGNDVNSAVIKDSAGNVISHDAQLPADADYTVNYKWRIPDNVKITAGDTMTFQVPANVTIPADDSFPMTGTIAGSSGNFFIAAGSHTGVVTFNKIYQYATVNRSGYVQLDVKGTVPEHPGNLSPILLDKTAAWEDPADPYHIIWTVHVLPNENELADPSFVDTLGPDQTFVAGSAVLHDATGNAIPVTATTNGNQVTFNASGNYVTELTLTYKTQIDPKSETAVFTNDIEYTDKNGNRGSADSSIDKPKVDVPENPGVTEPNNPDENESPEEPGVTEPEKPGTSTPEEPGVTEPEKPGTSTPEEPGVTEPEKPGTSTPEEPGVTEPEKPGTSTPEEPGVTEPEKPGTSTPEEPGVTEPEKPGTSTPEEPGVTEPEKPGTSTPEKPGVTEPEKPGTSTPEEPGVTEPEKPGTSTPEKPGVTEPEKPGVTQPEKPNGETPSKPSVTTPNVSKPSQPGAGAANTPSVSGQPTVNNGGAGSNSAAGPSALASAPFYRSPLASSTNVPLTTTQSAGSLPATAAAAFAGSTTARHLPQTNERSSSWLILLGMVILLVVLSYVLLRRQPHHRS; encoded by the coding sequence ATGCGCAAAAGGTGGCAATGGTTGTTATTAGCTCTAACGGGACTCTTCTTATTGATGTTTAGTCCCCCATTGGTCAGTCAAGCGCGAGAAGTGATTGAAGCGACTGGTAATGATGTAAATAGTGCAGTTATCAAAGATAGCGCAGGCAATGTGATTTCGCATGACGCGCAATTGCCTGCCGATGCAGACTATACCGTCAATTATAAATGGCGTATTCCAGACAATGTTAAGATTACGGCCGGCGATACCATGACGTTCCAAGTTCCAGCCAACGTCACGATTCCAGCCGATGACTCGTTTCCAATGACCGGGACCATTGCGGGCTCTAGTGGTAATTTCTTCATCGCGGCCGGCTCCCATACCGGGGTCGTCACTTTCAATAAGATCTACCAATACGCAACGGTCAACCGCTCCGGATACGTTCAACTGGATGTTAAAGGGACTGTCCCAGAACATCCCGGAAACTTATCGCCAATTTTGTTAGATAAAACTGCAGCCTGGGAAGACCCAGCCGATCCATACCATATCATTTGGACCGTCCACGTCTTACCAAATGAGAACGAACTGGCCGATCCCAGCTTCGTTGACACCTTAGGACCTGACCAAACGTTTGTCGCGGGTAGCGCTGTGCTACACGATGCAACTGGTAATGCAATTCCAGTCACCGCAACGACAAACGGTAATCAGGTCACGTTTAACGCCAGTGGTAACTATGTGACTGAGCTGACGCTGACCTACAAGACCCAAATCGATCCGAAATCTGAAACCGCTGTCTTTACGAACGATATTGAATACACGGATAAAAATGGGAACCGTGGCTCAGCTGATTCGAGTATCGACAAGCCTAAGGTCGATGTGCCGGAGAATCCTGGGGTGACCGAGCCTAATAATCCGGACGAGAATGAATCGCCAGAAGAACCTGGTGTCACGGAACCTGAAAAACCCGGTACCTCCACGCCGGAAGAACCCGGTGTCACGGAACCTGAAAAGCCTGGCACTTCTACGCCGGAAGAACCTGGTGTCACGGAACCTGAAAAACCTGGGACCTCTACTCCTGAAGAACCGGGCGTCACTGAACCTGAAAAGCCTGGCACTTCTACGCCGGAAGAACCTGGTGTCACGGAACCTGAAAAGCCTGGCACTTCTACGCCGGAAGAACCTGGTGTCACGGAACCTGAAAAGCCTGGTACCTCTACGCCGGAAGAACCTGGCGTGACCGAACCAGAGAAACCAGGTACCTCCACTCCGGAGAAACCTGGCGTGACTGAACCAGAGAAACCAGGTACCTCCACTCCGGAAGAACCTGGTGTCACGGAACCTGAAAAGCCTGGTACTTCTACGCCGGAAAAACCTGGTGTGACTGAACCGGAAAAGCCAGGTGTCACTCAGCCCGAAAAGCCTAACGGGGAAACCCCGTCGAAGCCGAGTGTGACGACACCAAACGTTTCTAAGCCAAGTCAGCCAGGCGCTGGTGCAGCCAATACACCATCCGTCTCGGGTCAGCCAACCGTCAATAATGGCGGCGCTGGGAGTAATTCCGCTGCTGGACCAAGTGCCCTTGCTAGCGCACCGTTTTACCGTTCACCACTAGCATCGTCCACGAACGTGCCACTGACAACGACACAATCGGCTGGCTCTTTACCAGCCACTGCCGCAGCGGCATTCGCTGGTTCCACCACGGCGCGGCACTTGCCACAGACTAATGAACGTTCCAGCTCGTGGTTGATCTTACTTGGGATGGTCATCCTGTTAGTCGTTCTTAGTTACGTTTTGCTTCGTCGTCAACCACATCATCGCTCCTAA